The Deltaproteobacteria bacterium region AGGCCCGGAAAGTACCTGGCCTTCGGCCACGGCTTCAACATCCACTACCGGAAGATCGTCCCGCCCGCGGGCGTGAACGTCTTCATGGTGGCGCCCAAGGGCCCGGGCCACCTGGTGCGCAGCGAGTACCAGAAGGGCCGGGGGGTCCCGTGTCTGCTCGCCGTGGCGCAGGACCCGAGCGCGGACACGAAGCAGATCGGGCTCGCCTACGCCAAGGCGATCGGCGGCACGCGCGCGGGCGTCCTGGAGACCACCTTCAAGGAGGAGACCGAGACCGACCTCTTCGGCGAGCAGTCGGTCCTCTGCGGCGGGCTGACCGAGCTGATCCGCGCCGGCTTCGAGACGCTCGTCGAGGCCGGCTATTCCCCGGAGATGGCGTACTTCGAGTGCCTGCACGAGGTGAAGCTGATCGTCGACCTGATCTACGAGGGCGGCATCGCCAACATGCGCTACTCGATCAGCAACACCGCCGAGTACGGCGACATGACGCGCGGCAAGCGCATCATCGGCGACGAGACGCGCCGGGCGATGAAGGCGATCCTCGCCGACATCCAGTCGGGCAAGTTCGCCGACGAGTGGATCACCGAGTACCGCTGCGGCCTGCCGCACTTCCGAGAGCTCAGGAAGGAGGCCGCGAAGCACCCGGTCGAGGAGGTCGGGGCGAAGCTGCGCGGCCTGATGCCCTGGCTCGCCTCCGAGCGGCTCGTCGACCGCTCGCGGAACTAGGAGGCGAAGCAGCCCGGTGGCGATCGCGCGCGAGGGCTGGCCCGTCATCGGCACGGCCGCCGGCGTGCTCGGCTTGGTGGGCGCGGTGGGCACCCTCGCCGGCCACCCGGCCTCCCTCGTGCCGCTCGTCCTTGCGGTCGGCTTCTGCCTCTACTTCTTCCGCGACCCCGAGCGCCGCGCGCCGCCCGGCGAGCGGCTCGTCGTCTCGCCGGCCGACGGGCGCGTGGTGGCCGTGGTCGAGGAGCGGGACGAGCGCGTGCTCGGGGCGCCCGCGACGCGCGTCAGCATCTTCATGTCGCCGCTCGACGTGCACGTGAATCGCAACCCGGTCTCCGGCACGGTCGCGCTGGTGCGTCACAGCGCGGGCAGGTTCCGCGCCGCCTTCGCCGACAAGGCCTCGCTCGACAACGCGCGTACCGCCGTCGTGCTCGAGAGCGGCGGGCGCCGCTATCTCCTCGTGCAAATCGCCGGCGCGCTCGCCCGGCGCATAGTGTGCCGACTGCGCCCGGGCGACCGCGTGCAACGTGGCGAGCGTTTCGGCATGATCATGTTCGGCTCGCGGGTCGACCTCTTCCTGCCGGTCGGGGTCGCGCCGGTCGTCCGCCGCGGCGACCGGGTGCGGGCCGGCACGAGCGTCGTCGCCGAGGAGAGGTCGTGAGCGAGAACCCGCCCATGTATGCCGTCCGCCTCCGCCGCCGCCGGCGCATCCCGCCGCTGCGCAAGGGCGTCTACCTGCTGCCCAACCTGCTCACCTCGGCCGGGCTCTTCTCGGGCTTCTACTCGATCATCTGCACGCTCAACGGCGGCAAATGGTACTGGTACGCGGCGGTGATGATCCTCCTGGCGCAGCTCTGCGACGCGCTCGACGGCCGGATCGCGCGGCTCACGCGCTCGACCAGCTCCTTCGGCATCCAGTACGACTCGCTCGCCGACCTGGTCGCTTTCGGGGTGGCGCCCGGCATCCTCGTCTACCAGTGGGCGCTTAGGCCGTGGGGGCGCTGGGGCTGGCTCGCCGCCTCGCTCTACGTGACCTGCGGCGCGCTCCGGCTCGCGCGCTTCAACGTGCAGATCGCCTCGGTCGAGAAGCGGTACTTCGTCGGCCTCCCGATCCCGGCAGCGGCCGACGTGATCGCGGCGACCGTGCTGCTCCACTACCGGCTCTACCATTGGCTCGGCGGCGAGGGCGAGACCGGCAAGCACATCACGATGCTGCTCCTCATCTTCGCCGTGGCCGCACTCATGGTGAGCGAGATCCGCTACTACTCCTTCAAGGAGATCCGCTTCCACCACCGCCATCCGTTCCCTGTCCTGCTCGGGCTGATCCTCCTCATCTACCTCGCGGTGGGAGCGCCCGAGGTGGTGCTCTTCCTCGGCATCGGGAGCTACGCGGCCTCGGGGCCGCTCAGCGCCATCGTGCGCCGCCTGCGGGGCCGCCCGCCCGAGCCCGCCGTCAGCGCGGAGCCGCCCGCGGTGCGGGCGGTCGTGCTTGACAAGCCCGGGCAGGGCCGCTAAGCGCTCGGACGATGTTCGAGAAGCCCGCACTACTTCGACTGGCCCTGGGCCTGCTGCTTAGCCGCCCGCCCGCGGCCCTCGGAGGCGTGTAGGGCAAGACCCTCACCTTCCCGAGAGGATGCCACGGGCGGGACCACCCCCCGTGGCTTTTTTGTTTCTGGGGCCACGGGCCGGGCGGTTCGTGGCCCCAGGTGTTTTTCCGGGACGAGCTGGCGTAAAGGAGACCGACGATGGACCGGGTACAGATCTTCGACACGACCCTGCGCGAC contains the following coding sequences:
- the pssA gene encoding CDP-diacylglycerol--serine O-phosphatidyltransferase; translated protein: MPPLRKGVYLLPNLLTSAGLFSGFYSIICTLNGGKWYWYAAVMILLAQLCDALDGRIARLTRSTSSFGIQYDSLADLVAFGVAPGILVYQWALRPWGRWGWLAASLYVTCGALRLARFNVQIASVEKRYFVGLPIPAAADVIAATVLLHYRLYHWLGGEGETGKHITMLLLIFAVAALMVSEIRYYSFKEIRFHHRHPFPVLLGLILLIYLAVGAPEVVLFLGIGSYAASGPLSAIVRRLRGRPPEPAVSAEPPAVRAVVLDKPGQGR
- the ilvC gene encoding ketol-acid reductoisomerase, which codes for RPGKYLAFGHGFNIHYRKIVPPAGVNVFMVAPKGPGHLVRSEYQKGRGVPCLLAVAQDPSADTKQIGLAYAKAIGGTRAGVLETTFKEETETDLFGEQSVLCGGLTELIRAGFETLVEAGYSPEMAYFECLHEVKLIVDLIYEGGIANMRYSISNTAEYGDMTRGKRIIGDETRRAMKAILADIQSGKFADEWITEYRCGLPHFRELRKEAAKHPVEEVGAKLRGLMPWLASERLVDRSRN
- a CDS encoding phosphatidylserine decarboxylase family protein — protein: MAIAREGWPVIGTAAGVLGLVGAVGTLAGHPASLVPLVLAVGFCLYFFRDPERRAPPGERLVVSPADGRVVAVVEERDERVLGAPATRVSIFMSPLDVHVNRNPVSGTVALVRHSAGRFRAAFADKASLDNARTAVVLESGGRRYLLVQIAGALARRIVCRLRPGDRVQRGERFGMIMFGSRVDLFLPVGVAPVVRRGDRVRAGTSVVAEERS